The segment GCACGCCGACAAGCAGAAGTTGAAACTCGTCTTTTACTTGCAACAACCCAAGCCATTAGTCACCAAGATGATGTTCGCTCAGCTTTGCAAGCTGTCTTGCGTTTAGTGTGTATGACAATCCAATGGGATTATGGAGAAGCTTGGATTCCTGATGATAACAAAGTTTTAGAATGCAGCCAAGCTTGGTATGGTAGCGAGGTTAGTTTATTCGAGTTTAAAAATCACAGCTTAACAGTGGCTTCTGCTCCCAATGTTGGTTTTCAAGGTAGAATTTGGGCATCAAAACAAGCAGAGTGGATAGAAGATGTTTTTATAGAAAAAGACCTATTTATTCGGTATCCTCAAATTGTTAAGTTTGGCTTAAAATCTAGTTTTGGTGTTCCTATTATACTCGATGATGAAGTATTAGCAATTTTAATTTTTTTCAACAAAAATTTTGCGACCATCAATTCCCGAATTATAAATTTAGTAGCCGCAGTTGCGACACAGTTGGCTTCTCTAATTCAACGCAAGCAAACTGAAGAAATACTGCGAATTACGCAAGAACGCTATCACAGTATTGTTGAAAATGCGGTAGAGGGTATCTACCAAACTACACCTTGTGGACGTTACCTGAGTGCCAATCTAGCACTAGCAAAAATTTACGGTTACGACTCTCCGGCAGATTTGATGACAAGTCTCGAAAATGTCGAACAGCAGCTTTATGTAGACCCTAATCGGCGGCGCGATTTTAGGGAAGCAATGGAAGTAAACCATGCTGTACTAGGATTTGAATCTCAAGTTTACCGCAAAGACGGCAAGATTATTTGGATTTCTGAAAATGCTCGTGCAGTGCGTGACTCTAAAGGAAAGCTACTCTACTACGAAGGAACAGTTTCAGACATTACCGCCCGAAAAATAGCCCAACAACAAACCGACAAACTCCTATTAAATATCTTGCCAAAGCCTATTGCTGAACGGTTACAAAAAAAACACCAGGTAATTGCTGATAGCTTTTCGGATGTTAGTGTCATGTTTGCCGATTTGGTAGGTTTTACTGATTTTGCTTCTAACCAAAGTCCCACCGAATTAGTAGAAATTTTGAATCATATTTTTAGTGATTTCGACTTATTATCTAAACAACACGGACTGGAAAAAATTAAAACAATTGGGGACGCTTACATGGTAGTTGGAGGACTACCAATACCCCGATTAGATCATGTTGAAGCAACCGCGCAAATGGCACTAGATATGCAAGCTGCTCTTGCTAGATTCAACGCCCAAAGCAACGATAATTTTCGTCTGCGTATTGGTATTAATATCGGCCCGGTAGTAGCTGGGGTTATTGGTTTGAGTAAATTCAGCTACGATCTCTGGGGTGATACAGTTAATGTTGCTTCTCGTATGGAGTCAAGCGGTATTCCCGGTGAAACTCAGGTAACGGCAACAGTTTATGAGCGGTTAAAGGAGAAATTTATTTTTCAAGAACGAGGGACTGTACTAATTAAAGGTAAAGGGGAAATGAAAACTTACTTTCTTCGGGGTCGAAAGTAACTTTAGAAGAATTAATCTAGGATATGTAATTCGTAGGTTGGGCTGAGCCATAGGGAAACCCAACCATTTATTAGATGATGTTGGGTAAAGTTTTTAATTAGAAACCCAACTGTTTATTAGATGATATTGGGTTTCGTTCCTCAAACGCCACGCCCCTCAACGTGGGGAACACAGGGGAGGAGGTGGCTTCCCAACCTATTTATTATTACCTATTACCATAAAAAACTTATGAAGCAGGGGCAGCATTTTAAATCTAAAGCTAACATATTAGTCGTAGACGATACACCTGAAAATATTACTTTATTAACTCAAATTTTGTCGAGTCAGGGGTATAAAGTGCGAGTTTCTCCTAATGGGAAACTGGCTCTTGAATCTGTCCGTTCAAGTCCTCCTGATTTGATTTTACTTGATATCAAAATGCCAGGCATGGATGGATATGAAGTTTGCCAGCGCCTAAAAGCTTCCAAGCAAACTTGTGATATCCCGACGATATTTATTAGTGCTTTGGATGCAAACTTTGATAAAGTGACTGCGTTTATGTTGGGTGCGGTGGATTACATCACAAAACCTTTTGAATATGTCGAGGTTTTGGCACGCATTGAAAATCAATTGCGTTTGCGGCGGTTTCAGTTAGAGTTGCAAGCCCAAAATGCCCAATTGCAACTTTTGTTGACTACGACTCAAGCAATTAGTGAAGCTACTGATGTGGAAGAGGCATTAGAAGCGATTTTGGCAAACGTTTGTCAAACTATTGGTTGGGATTTCGGGGAAGCTTGGATTCCAAATGAGGAGGGAACTGTAATAGAATACAGTGGCGCTTGGTATGCCAGCGATGTCCTATTGAATAAATTTCGACAGCAAAGCGAAACGTTTGGCTTTGCTCTGGGCGAGGGACTTGCCGGACGGGTTTGGCTTTCTCAACAACTGGAATGGATAGCAGATGTTTCGCGGGAGAACAATCGGATTTTTCGTCGTAGTGGAATTGCTGCGGAAGCGGGACTCAAAGGTGCGCTGGGAATTCCGATTGGGTTCGCGAAGCGGCGCGGATGCACTATCGGGCATCAAGTTCTGGCAGTATTAGTGTTTTTCCAAAGGCATGAAATGGCACCGGATGAGCGATCGCTTTCCCTGGTTAATGCGATCGCAACCCAATTTGGTTCGATGATTCAGCACAAAAAAGCAGAAGCGGCTCTCAGACAGGCAAACTTGGAATTAGAACGCCTTGCCAGTATAGATGGCTTAACCCAGCTTGCCAATCGTCGTCGTTTTGATGACTATCTCTTCCACGAATGGAAACGGGCAGCACGGGAACAACAGCCTTTATCCTTAATTTTGTTCGATGTAGACTATTTCAAACGATACAACGATTGTTATGGGCATCAGTCCGGCGATGATTGCTTGCAACAGTTGGCTAAAGCCGCAAGCCGTGCAGTTAAGCGTCCAGCAGACTTGGTGGCTCGCTATGGTGGCGAAGAGTTTGCGGCAATCTTGCCTAATACCTCTGCTCAGGGAGCAACCGCAGTGGCGCAGGCAATTCGCCTGGAGGTGCAACAACTTAAACTACCCCACGCTCAATCAAAGGTGAGCGACTACGTTACCCTAAGTTTGGGTGTTTCTAGCGCCATTCCTACTGAGGATTGTTTGCCGGAAATTTTAATTGCTATGGCGGATGAGGCACTTTATCAGGCAAAAAACCAGGGACGCGATCGCATTATTTTGAAAGCGGCGCGAACATCATTGACGAACAATCCTTGAGCCTTCTTGGCAGTGATCGCTATATGGACGAAGATTTGTGTTCAACAGTTGACTCAGCGGCGATCGCGCGGTTCGACGATGGCAGCGCCTGAGTTGTTACCACATGAGCAGCATTGTCACCGTAGGCAGATGTCCCCACATTGCCTTTGATATGCTGCATTAGACTCGCCATTTCTATAGCATTCATGGCATAATTCCAGCCATTATTATTTTTGATACCTGCCCGTTCCAAGGCTTGCTGCATAGTATCCACTGTCAGGATGCCAAAAATTATCGGCACCCCAGTTTGAAACCCAGCGGCGGCAATTCCCTTAGAGACTTCCGAGGCAACATAATCAAAGTGGGGAGTTTGACCCCGGATGACTGCGCCCAGGCAAATTATGGCATCGTATCGGCGCGAGAGCGCCAACTGGTTAGCCACCAGAGGCACCTCGAAACTACCAGGCACCCAAACATAGTCAACTTGAGTGCCTTCAGGATTGACATCAATGCCGTGGCGCTTCAGACAATCTTGGCAACCCTCTAGCAGTTTGGTTGTCACCATGTCGTTAAAGCGACCAATGACGAGCGCAAACCGTAGGGATTGAGTCTGAGTAAACGTTCCCTCGAAAACTGCCATGTTTTTAAATATGAGCTTTTTGTCTGTGGTCTGTGGTCTGTGGTCTGTGGTCTGTGGTCACTCATCAGTTATCTGTAAGCGTTGGAACGTTTCCGTGACCACTGACCACTGAATTAAGTGTGACTTTTAAACTACAAAAAAGCTCAGCCCCCCGGTCAGAAGTACCAAAGCAATCCAGGCACCAGAACCGAGGACAATAAGCCGTTTTGACTGATCCCAGTTCTGAGGCGAGGCATAGGCGACTGGGACACCAATGACCATAATGAATGACAACAAAACTAAAGCACCTAGTACCAACTGAAATAAAATTGTCATCTCTTCTTCTCCCAAGACAGCGACGGACTGGCTAAAATTAACCGCGATTAGTAGTACCGTATCAAAAAAAGGCTCTCATGCAAAAGGCTCTGATGCAAAAAAGAAACATACGTATTGGTCATTGGGAAAGGACTAAGGACTATTGGTGTCAACTTAACGTTAGCTTGGCGGTTGAAACCGCAGTTATATAAACGAAACCCGCCTGCGCGGGTTCTAAGAATCTTGATCAGAGCGTTAGCCAAGGCAGGCGGACTTCGTTTTTGTAGCCGCGAATTCGATTCGCCAGGGGTTAAGTTGACACCAATGGACTAAGGACTAATGCCTAATGACTAAGGGCTATTGACTATTAACTATTAAGTAATGATTATGCACCTAATTTTGTGCCACACTACAGCGGATTTTGACGCTTTAGCAGCAGCTGTGGGGCTAACGAGCCTTTCTCCGGGAGCGAAGATAGTGCTGACTGGCGGAAGTCATCCAGCAGTGCGGGATTTTTTGGCGTTGCATCGGGATGAGTATGCGTTGATAGAAAGACGGTCTGTGCGTCCGGAACAGATTCGGTCGATAACAGTGGTGGATACTCAAAAGCGCGATCGCATTGGTAAAGCCGCCGAATGGCTCGATTTACCAGATTTGGCGGAAGTTGTCGTCTATGACCATCACCAAGACATTGAAAGCGATATTCCCGCCACTAGCACCTATATCGATCGGGTAGGAGCCACGACGACTTTAATTGTAGAACAGCTAAAGCAGGCAGAAATTCAGCTTTCCGCCTCAGAAGCGACGGTGATGGCTTTGGGGATTCACGTTGATACTGGTTCGCTGACTTATGAGGGAACGACAGCCAGAGATGCGATCGCATTAGCTTGGTTGATGGAACAAGGGGCAAGTTTGTCGGTAATCGCCCAGTACGTCGATCCCGGCTTGTCTCCCCAATTGCAGGAATTATTCGCTTCGGCGCTGGACAACTTGCAATCAACTGTTGAGGACTATAAAGTTTCCTGGGTGCTGCTGCAAACTGCTGACTTTGTGCCTGGATTGTCAAGCATTGCCTCTCGACTTATTGATATTACCGAAAGTGATGCTTTGTTGCTAGCAGCTACGTTTCCAGTAGGAGATGCTGGTGAAGAAAGATTGACTGTGATTGGGCGATCGCGTATTGAAGGCACCAATCTTAATGAATTGTTCCAACCGTTGGGCGGTGGCGGACATTCTCAAGCTGCATCGGTGACAACTCGCGGAGTCGATCCCCAAGCAACTCTCGAACGGTTAGTAAATGAACTTATCGCGCAAATTCCCCAGCCACCTACAGCACGGGAATTAATGTCATCGCCAGTCCGGACGATTCGCCCTGACACCACAATTGAGCAAGCTCAGCGTATTTTATTACGTTACGGGCATTCTGGTCTGTGTGTGGTAGAAGCTCAACACGAGAGTCAAAGACTGGGGGAAACTCCAATCCCCAATCCCCAATCCCCAATCCCCAATCCCCAATCCCCAATCCCCCTAGTAGGAATTATTTCCCGGCGAGATATCGATCTGGCACTGCATCACGGCTTTAGTCATGCACCAGTCAAAGGCTACATGACTACGAATTTAAACACGATTACCCCGGATACGTCGCTGCCAGAGATTGAGTCCATCATGGTGACTTACGATGTCGGACGCTTGCCAGTGTTAGATAATGGGCAGTTAGTGGGAATTGTCACGCGCACCGATGTTTTGCGCCAATTGCACCAAGATAGGACTGAGGAACCAGGGCTGAAGGGTGAGTACAATAAAACACTCAACACTCAAGAGGCAATATATCGCGTCTCTACATCATTCAGCACTCAGTTACGCGATCGCCTTGCGCCTCCTCTCTGGGAATTCCTCGCCAAAGCGTCCGAACAAGCTCAAAAACGCGGTTGGCATTTATACCTTGTCGGCGGTGCCGTGCGAGATTTATTACTAGCCGATCCTGATGAAACTTTGTTGCTGTCAGATATCGACATGGTGGTTGATGGCTTCCACCGTTCCGCTGATGTCGGTGCTGGTGTGGAACTAGCTAAGGCACTCCAAAATACTTACCCAGAGGCGCGTCTGGAAGTCCACGGTCAATTTCAAACTGCGGCGCTGTTGTGGCACCTCGATCCAGTGTTAGACTCTCTCTGGGTGGATATCGCCACGGCGCGGACAGAGTTTTATCCTTACCCGGCGGCGAATCCAGAAGTTGAGGCTAGTTCGATTCGCCAAGACTTGTATCGGCGGGATTTCACTATCAATGCTTTAGCTGTGAGACTTACGTCACCTCGTGCAGGTGAATTGTTGGATTTTTTTGGCGGTTTGCGGGATTTGCGATCGCGTCAAATTCGCGTTCTCCACGCCAATAGTTTTATCGAAGATCCTACCCGAATTTATCGTGCGGTGCGGTTTGCGGTGCGGCTAGGATTTCAGATGGAAACCCAGACGGAACGCTATATCCGCTATGCGTTGGACAGTGGAATTTACGAGCGATCGCTTATCGAAAATAGTAAAGCACCCGCCCTACAAACACGGCTTAAGGCAGAGCTGAAATACATCTTACAGGCTCCCTACTGGAAAGGGGCTTTAAAGTTACTGGGCGATCTAGAAGCACTCAAGTGCCTGCATTCTACCCTAGAACTAGATCACCAGTTGTGGAAGCAAGTGCGTTTACTAGAGCGGTGTTTGCGTCGCTTCGACCCAGAGAAAACCCTTGACCATTGGCAGATGCGGCTGGAAGTTTTAATTGCTCACCTTGCGCCGGAATATCGCCCGAAAGTCGCCAAAAATCTCCAGCTACCCGATGACAGTATCAAGCGGCTACAACAGCTGGATCTGGATCAAGCTAATGTCGCGGAATCTTTGCCAGCGTGCATTCACCCCAGCGAAATTACGCGAGTGCTGAAGCAATACGGCTTGCCAACTTTGATTTTAATTGCTGTGCAGAGTCAGCGTCCGATCCGG is part of the Funiculus sociatus GB2-C1 genome and harbors:
- a CDS encoding adenylate/guanylate cyclase domain-containing protein; this translates as MKSTEAITSKGNLLVVDDNQVNLKLLTQILSKNGYKVRVAPSGKFALNSCQSNPPDLILLDINMPEMNGYEVCQHLKASKQTRDIPVIFISALDEAINKVNAFTVGGVDYITKPFEPLEVLARIENQLRLRELQLQMIEQNTLLQQHLDARRQAEVETRLLLATTQAISHQDDVRSALQAVLRLVCMTIQWDYGEAWIPDDNKVLECSQAWYGSEVSLFEFKNHSLTVASAPNVGFQGRIWASKQAEWIEDVFIEKDLFIRYPQIVKFGLKSSFGVPIILDDEVLAILIFFNKNFATINSRIINLVAAVATQLASLIQRKQTEEILRITQERYHSIVENAVEGIYQTTPCGRYLSANLALAKIYGYDSPADLMTSLENVEQQLYVDPNRRRDFREAMEVNHAVLGFESQVYRKDGKIIWISENARAVRDSKGKLLYYEGTVSDITARKIAQQQTDKLLLNILPKPIAERLQKKHQVIADSFSDVSVMFADLVGFTDFASNQSPTELVEILNHIFSDFDLLSKQHGLEKIKTIGDAYMVVGGLPIPRLDHVEATAQMALDMQAALARFNAQSNDNFRLRIGINIGPVVAGVIGLSKFSYDLWGDTVNVASRMESSGIPGETQVTATVYERLKEKFIFQERGTVLIKGKGEMKTYFLRGRK
- a CDS encoding diguanylate cyclase domain-containing protein, with protein sequence MKQGQHFKSKANILVVDDTPENITLLTQILSSQGYKVRVSPNGKLALESVRSSPPDLILLDIKMPGMDGYEVCQRLKASKQTCDIPTIFISALDANFDKVTAFMLGAVDYITKPFEYVEVLARIENQLRLRRFQLELQAQNAQLQLLLTTTQAISEATDVEEALEAILANVCQTIGWDFGEAWIPNEEGTVIEYSGAWYASDVLLNKFRQQSETFGFALGEGLAGRVWLSQQLEWIADVSRENNRIFRRSGIAAEAGLKGALGIPIGFAKRRGCTIGHQVLAVLVFFQRHEMAPDERSLSLVNAIATQFGSMIQHKKAEAALRQANLELERLASIDGLTQLANRRRFDDYLFHEWKRAAREQQPLSLILFDVDYFKRYNDCYGHQSGDDCLQQLAKAASRAVKRPADLVARYGGEEFAAILPNTSAQGATAVAQAIRLEVQQLKLPHAQSKVSDYVTLSLGVSSAIPTEDCLPEILIAMADEALYQAKNQGRDRIILKAARTSLTNNP
- the ribH gene encoding 6,7-dimethyl-8-ribityllumazine synthase, coding for MAVFEGTFTQTQSLRFALVIGRFNDMVTTKLLEGCQDCLKRHGIDVNPEGTQVDYVWVPGSFEVPLVANQLALSRRYDAIICLGAVIRGQTPHFDYVASEVSKGIAAAGFQTGVPIIFGILTVDTMQQALERAGIKNNNGWNYAMNAIEMASLMQHIKGNVGTSAYGDNAAHVVTTQALPSSNRAIAAESTVEHKSSSI
- the psbZ gene encoding photosystem II reaction center protein PsbZ; protein product: MTILFQLVLGALVLLSFIMVIGVPVAYASPQNWDQSKRLIVLGSGAWIALVLLTGGLSFFVV
- a CDS encoding CBS domain-containing protein gives rise to the protein MHLILCHTTADFDALAAAVGLTSLSPGAKIVLTGGSHPAVRDFLALHRDEYALIERRSVRPEQIRSITVVDTQKRDRIGKAAEWLDLPDLAEVVVYDHHQDIESDIPATSTYIDRVGATTTLIVEQLKQAEIQLSASEATVMALGIHVDTGSLTYEGTTARDAIALAWLMEQGASLSVIAQYVDPGLSPQLQELFASALDNLQSTVEDYKVSWVLLQTADFVPGLSSIASRLIDITESDALLLAATFPVGDAGEERLTVIGRSRIEGTNLNELFQPLGGGGHSQAASVTTRGVDPQATLERLVNELIAQIPQPPTARELMSSPVRTIRPDTTIEQAQRILLRYGHSGLCVVEAQHESQRLGETPIPNPQSPIPNPQSPIPLVGIISRRDIDLALHHGFSHAPVKGYMTTNLNTITPDTSLPEIESIMVTYDVGRLPVLDNGQLVGIVTRTDVLRQLHQDRTEEPGLKGEYNKTLNTQEAIYRVSTSFSTQLRDRLAPPLWEFLAKASEQAQKRGWHLYLVGGAVRDLLLADPDETLLLSDIDMVVDGFHRSADVGAGVELAKALQNTYPEARLEVHGQFQTAALLWHLDPVLDSLWVDIATARTEFYPYPAANPEVEASSIRQDLYRRDFTINALAVRLTSPRAGELLDFFGGLRDLRSRQIRVLHANSFIEDPTRIYRAVRFAVRLGFQMETQTERYIRYALDSGIYERSLIENSKAPALQTRLKAELKYILQAPYWKGALKLLGDLEALKCLHSTLELDHQLWKQVRLLERCLRRFDPEKTLDHWQMRLEVLIAHLAPEYRPKVAKNLQLPDDSIKRLQQLDLDQANVAESLPACIHPSEITRVLKQYGLPTLILIAVQSQRPIRRLIWKYLTQYAHIQPPLNGNDLKALGYKPGREFKQMLDHLLAATLDGEIRDRADAESFLAKYYPL